From the Ignavibacteriales bacterium genome, the window TCCTAATCTTGTCGCTGTATTCGGCGGTCCTAACGGATCACCTCAAGTATTTGTATCTACAAATGGCGGTGCTAACTTCACATCCGCAACAGGTACAGGTCTTGGTGCATTAGAACTTTACTGTGGATGGATGAGTAGCGCTACCGAAATGTATGGTGGAAACGGTGGAGCATCCGGCGGAGCAGGTGGTAACGCATCATTTTACAGGACAACTGACGGCGGTACAACCTGGTCGACCGTACTTTCAACAGGAGGTACAGGTGGATTCTTTAACGCTATTACATTCTCAAAAACAACCCCAACTTTTGGTGTTGCTCAAAGCGATCCTCCAACAGGAGCGGGTCAACAATATTATTTCCCGGTCACAACTAACGGTGGCGCAAACTGGTCAGTAACTAATCCTCCTGGAGTATCGGGTGCTGCATCAGCTCAGAACTCTGTCGTTGTTATCGATAACCAGTTTTATGGCTTCGGTCTTAATGCCGGTGCTTCCAGGGTGTATTACACATCCAATGGCGGCTCAACATGGGTTATCGGAAACCTCGGTATTACAGGTTCATTTACTTCCGGTTACGCAATGAGCGATAACAAAATGAACGGTATTGCAGCAACAAATACCTCACTTCCATCTATTGCAAGAACTACAAATGGCGGTACTTCATGGACAAGTTCTACAATCACCGGTCTAAGTGGTTATGCTACCTGTAAATGGATAGAAGGAACAAATATTTGTTACGTTTCAGCAGGTGCCGGCGCAAGTGGTGTTATTGCAAAAAGCACAGACGGCGGTCAAACTTTTACTGTTATGACAACAGCCGGTTTAACAGGTATTACTCACATGGAATTCTACAGATCAGGAAATGACATTTACGGATATGCTGTAGCAGGTGACGGAAGCGTATTGAAACTCGTTGATAACGTTACAGGTGTTGTTAATAATAATACAGGTGTTCCGACTGAATACAAACTTTCTCAGAATTACCCGAATCCATTCAACCCAAGCACAACGATCAACTTCTCAATTCCTAAAGCATCATATGTAACATTAAAAGTATATGATGTAGTAGGTAAAGAAGTTGCTTCAATAATTAGCAGGGATCTTCAAGCAGGTAATTATACCGAGCAGTTTGTTGCATCATCTAATTTATCATCAGGTGTTTATTTCTATCAGCTGATAGCAGGTGATTTCAGCCAGACGAAGAAGTTCATTTTGAACAAGTAAGAAATTGTATTACAGGCAATAAAACTTTGATTTATGGGAACCCGTCATCCTAATGGCGGGTTTTCATTTTTATAATATAAAACAACTTACAATTGAGATGAGAGGAAATAACCTTTTTTCGAAATGCTTCTTTTGGGGGAAAGGTGCATTATTAGCTTTTTTTATACTTACCAATACAGGACTGTCACAGACAGATGCTAATGCTCCTGTATTCGGTGTGGACTACTTTCCAAAAATGATGACCTATACAGCACCTAATAAGGCTTACACACTTGAGCCTTATGGAATAGATGCAATAGTTTCCGTAGGTCCATTCGATAACATCAGAGCTACAACCGTAGCCGGATTTGGTGAACCGCATATTCTTGTTAACCCAACAAATCCATTGAATTTTGTTGCAGGTGATAACAGGGCGGTTGTTAGTTCATCAAATATTTATGTAACAAATGACGGCGGACTCAACTGGAGTAACGTTAGTACCGGTTCGAGCCAGGGTGATCCTGTGTTTGCTTTTGACCACAATGGCTGGGCTTATTACACGGTTCTTTTCAATGGAGTTAGAGTCTGGCGTTCCACTAACGGCGGAACAAGCTGGTCAAACCTTGGTAATGCATTCTCTACTGCTTCGAATGTAACCGATAAGCAATGGGTGGCAGGTGATCAAACTAATGGAACATATTCTAATTATCTTTATCTAACCTATAGCGATTTTACTACTCAGGTCGCAATAAAATTCTACAGAAGTACCAATAATGGATCATCATGGACGGGTCCAACTACACTATATGGTCCGGGTAGTGCACAGGGTTCAAACGTAGAGGTCGGTCCGGATGGTAAGGTCTATGCAGTTTGGTACGGTTCAGGAGGGGCTTCTTTAAGGATGTCCACAGACGGAGGATCGTCATGGACTACATCGCAGACAATAGCGGCTTATACGGAACCCGGCGTTCTTCATTCTTCGGGCAGATTAGTATTAAAAGGTGACATTCGCGTAAACGGGTTTCCGCAGATCGCAGTTGATAAATCAGGCGGACCATTCAATGGAAACGTCTATCTTAACTATTCAGCTAATTCTCCCGGACCGGATAATGCAGATGTTTATGTTGTAAGGTCAACAAATGGCGGAGCTAACTGGAATACTTTTACGCCAACAAAAATCAATGACGATGCAACATTATTCGATCAATGGATGAGTGACATTTCAGTTGATAATCAGGG encodes:
- a CDS encoding T9SS type A sorting domain-containing protein, translated to MYKKYFLAFLFLVFALINQNAFSQWTFAGFVTGAGTFPSISVAGPNLVAVFGGPNGSPQVFVSTNGGANFTSATGTGLGALELYCGWMSSATEMYGGNGGASGGAGGNASFYRTTDGGTTWSTVLSTGGTGGFFNAITFSKTTPTFGVAQSDPPTGAGQQYYFPVTTNGGANWSVTNPPGVSGAASAQNSVVVIDNQFYGFGLNAGASRVYYTSNGGSTWVIGNLGITGSFTSGYAMSDNKMNGIAATNTSLPSIARTTNGGTSWTSSTITGLSGYATCKWIEGTNICYVSAGAGASGVIAKSTDGGQTFTVMTTAGLTGITHMEFYRSGNDIYGYAVAGDGSVLKLVDNVTGVVNNNTGVPTEYKLSQNYPNPFNPSTTINFSIPKASYVTLKVYDVVGKEVASIISRDLQAGNYTEQFVASSNLSSGVYFYQLIAGDFSQTKKFILNK